Below is a genomic region from Nitrospirota bacterium.
TTCATTCAGAAATGAGGAGGAGGTTCTTCCTGAGCTTGTGCACCGTGTTGTGGCCGTTGTGGAGACAATCGGGGACTACGAACTCATATTTGTGAATGATGATTCTACGGATCGCTCTCTAGATGTTCTGCAAAGTCTCCGAGCGGAAAATAGCCGAATCAAGATTATTAATATGTCGAGACGCTTTGGGGTCTCTCCTTGCGTGATTGCCGGTCTTGCTGCCAGCAGAGGAGATGCTGCCATTTACATGGATTCTGATTTGCAGGATCCTCCTGAAATCATTCCCCAGATGGTGCGCGAATGGAAGAATGGTGCAGACATTGTGCATACGGTGCGGACTCACAGGCATGGAGAAAGCGCCGCGAAAATGTGGATCACGAAGATGGCGTACAAGGCCATCAACGCTTTCTCGGATATTTCTCTTCTCGAAAACGCGGGTGATTTTAAGCTTCTCAGTAGGCGGGTCGTCGAGGAGATCCTGCAACTAGGTGAGATGGATCCTTACCTGCGAGGCCTCTCGGTGTGGGTCGGTTTTAATCAAGCTGTTGTCAAATACGAAAGAGATGCTAGGTCCGCCGGCCAGTCGAAATTTGGATTGTTCACGAGTCTGAATCCATACAAAGAGTTTTTGCGAGGCATTACGTCGTTCTCCACGGTGCCTCTGTATTTTGCGTTGTTCTTTGGCCTCACAGTCTCGATGATCTCATTTGTTCTGCTTTGCTATATCATTGTTATGAAAATTGCGGGCATGAACTTGCCTGGGTGGACTGCTATCATGTCGGCCATCCTGTTTCTTTCCGGGGTCATTTTGGGCACGATCGGCCTACTTGGAATCTATGTCGGCAGGATCTACGATCAAGTTCGGAGCAGGCCAAAGTATATTATCAAGAAGCAAATAGGGTTTTAGTTAACCTTAAGCTGGTTCGAGGGACGGTATCCCTATGCTCACGAAATATTCATTTCTGAAGGTCCGCTTGCTTTTTTTGATGCTGCGGAAAGGCAAGCTGACCATAAGGAAAATTTTTAATACGGCGAGATGCTATGCGGCGTATCGTTTTAAATTGGATCGGTCCGGTCGAACCCCGATTGTGATTAATTTCGAACTTTCTAATCACTGCAATGAGAATTGTGTATTTTGCCGGTCGGAAAAAGGGGAGATTCCTGATCTTAACCCCGGAAATGCAGGTCAGATTATTCCTAAGGGGACGATGAAGTTTGAGATAGTCGAGTCCATCTTGCGGCAAACCAAGGATACGCTGTTGATGGCTGTGCCTTATGTGAATGGTGAGCCCTTCATTTACCAACGGTTGGATGAAGTCTTGAGAGTTGCCAGGGAGTGCAACGTGGCAACTATGATTTCAAGCAATGGAGTGTTGCTTAACCAGGAAAACATTGACAAGATTCTCGATCATGATTTGGATTTCTTGAAAGTGCATGTGTCCGGTTTTACTACTGATGTTCACAGAATCCAACATCGAGTTGGAGATGTGGAGGAGATAAAGCAAAACTTGCGGTTGCTGTTGAAATCGATCAGGGAGCGCAACGCACGTCTTTTGGTACTCATTGACTATATTCTCTATAAGCACAATGCCCACCAAGTTGATCAATTCAAGGCGTTTGCGCACGATTTGGGATTTTTATTTAGTGTGCGGCCAGGGAATCCTCTCGGTATGGAAGGGCAGGAGGATGCACAGCCTGTCCAGTTTCCGTCTGCGCAGAATATTCCATGTGATTGGCTATGGAAGGTTCTAACTGTAAATTGGAATGGGGATTTGTTGCCCTGTTGCGACTATGTGGTTTACGGAAATGCTGACGGTTATGGTTCATTCAAGGAGCATGAGACGGATGTGCTCGGCGTTTGGAATGGTTCTCGCGTTGTGCAGATGCGGAAAACTCATCGTGAGCAGGGCCGTAAACCTATTCCAATCTGCTCCAAATGCAATCGGGTTGGTGTCGAATTTAAATACTAAGTCAGTAGTGTCCCAACGTTAATCGAATAGAATGGGTTGCTGCTGCCGATTTGGTTGACACCAGCCTGCGCTAATTCCGCCTACGCTTAGAACTCCATCTGACTGAAATAATCAACGGGACGATCGGTTTCGATGCATCGAATAGCACAATGATAGACTCAACTCTTGACCAGCGAAAATCTCTGGCCGATATTGTTCGGTCATGGCCTAAAGTGTTCGGACTGGAGATTAAGTATTGGCGGGTAACGCTTGGTATTGCGCTGGTAATGGGCACTGCAGCGGTGTATGTGCTTCAGCATCATGGTTATGTGACTCCGGAAAACATTATGTCGCTTCTTCGGGCGCATCCCTTTTTGGCGCCGATCGTGTTTCTTGCTATCTATGTGTTGTCAGTCATGTGTTTTATACCCACACTGCCGCTAAACCTCGGTGCAGGGCTGATCTGGGGACCATATTGGGGAGGTCTACTGACCGTTTTAGGGGCGACTGCCGGTGCAGTAGGTGCCTTCCTCGCCGCGCGGTACCTTGCGGCTGATTATTTGAATGCCTGGTTTAGTAATCGGATTTGGAGCTGGTTGAGAGGTGAGGTTCTCAAGAAGGGCTGGAAAATGGTCGTGTTTGTACGCATTAATCCTATTTTCCCCTTTGGCCCTGCAAGCTATTTATTTGGATTAACCTCTATAAAATTCAGACATTATTTCCTGACCACGATGCTTTCTATCGTCCCGTTGAGTGTCGCCTTTGCGGCCGTTGGGCACTCTCTTGGTAGCATCGTTCTGGAAGGCCATGCAGGCGCTTTGTTCACCGACATTCTGGTAGTGTCGCTCGCTGCGACCACTCTAGCGTTTCTGAGAATAGCGTTTAGACGGATGACGAAATTATCGTGACGTCTACATGTCCAAAAACTTGGTCTGGTAATCTTGAAGTGTGGTGCGGCTGGGGCTATGTGTGGAAGTATGTCGATGCCAGGTGGATGCTGCTTCCGTGGGGCGAGTCGGTCAATGGCGTGATTGCTACTGGTGAGCAACGCATGGTTTTTGAATTTTGAGGTTGCACGTTCCCCTATGGAGGATTCTCGGTTGCCGCAATCACAGGGGGTTTGATTCTTAGTTGATCCGTCCATTTGAAATGGAGTTGTTGCTGGGGGTGGACCTGCAGTTTCTGGAGAGGGTACGCACTCGGTGAGTGCGTTCGTGCAAGTGGAGGTATTGAACGTTCACTGAATCATTTTGGTACACCGGTTATGGGAAATTTACGATGTAACACAGGCAAGCGAGGCGCGAGGCGAGTATCGCTAGAGCAAGCTCTTAAGCGAATTCGTTTGTTTGCCACTGATGTCGACGGCGTCTTGACGGATGCCGGGATGTACTATGCCGAGTCCGGCGATGAGTGGAAGAAGTTTAATACGCGGGATGGCATGGGGCTCAAATTGTTGCAGAAGGCTGGCATTATCACCGCCATCGTGACGCAGGAACGGACCAAGCTGGTGGCGCGGCGCGCGGAGAAGCTCGCGATTCCTGAGCTGCACCAAGGGGTGCTGGACAAGTTGTCCCTCGTCTGTGAAATGGCGGCACGTCATGGGCTGACCCTGAGCCAGGTCGCCTATATCGGGGACGATGTCAACGATTTGGAGACGCTGAAAGAAGTGGGGTTTTCCGCTGCCCCGGCCGATGGAATGCCCCAGATCGCGGCAGTGGTCGACTATGTCTGTCAGAAGAAGGGCGGGGAGGGGGCGGTTCGAGAAATTTGCGAGATGATTCTGGGAGTACAAAGTCGAAAGTCGAAAGTCCGAAATTCTAAGGTGCACGTTCAGGAAAGCGCTCGCAAGAAATAAGAGATCAGTTTATGGCTTTTTCTAAACGACCAACCCCGAACCTCAAACGCGAGAACCATATCTACCCCGTGATTATGGCCGGTGGCAGCGGCACCAGGTTTTGGCCATTGAGTCGGCAGTTGTTCCCCAAGCAGCTGCTGCGGATCATGGGAGATGAAACGTTGATTCAGCAGACCATGCGCCGCGTGGTCTGCGCGTCAGCGCCCGATCGGGTGATGATCTCCACGAATCCAGCCCAAGCAGAGTCCATTCGCGCCCAGCTGGGTGAGTGGAAAGACGCGCTGTCAGACAATTTCGTGCTGGAGCCTGAAGGGCGTAATACCGCTCCAGCTATTGCCTTGGTGGCCTTGGAACTGGTCCGTCGTGATCCTGCCGCAATTATGCTGGTGGTGCCGGCCGATCATATTATTAAAGGCCAGCGAGCCTTTGATGCGGCTGTCTCAATGGCTGCGACATTGGCGAAGCAGGATTATCTGGTGACCTTCGGCATCCAGCCGATCCGTCCGGAAACTGGCTATGGCTACATTAGGCCCAATCGGAAAGTGACGCTGGGGAAACAGGGCACGCTCAAGGGCCATCCCGTCAGCCGATTCGTGGAAAAGCCCAATGCCACCAAGGCTGCGCAGTATCTCAAAGCCGGGGACTATTACTGGAATAGCGGCATGTTTGTGTGGCGGGCTGCGGCGATTCTCGATGAGATTAAACGCCACCAACCGGCTCTCTCTCTCGGGATCGAACGGATCGGCCACTTGATGGGGTCTGGCGCGACCAGACAGTCCATCGATGAGGCCTATCGGGCGCTCACGCCGGTTTCGATCGACACGGGAGTGATGGAGCAATCGAAGAAGGCTGCGATCGTGCCAGTCTCCTTTCAATGGTCCGACGTCGGGAGCTGGGGCAGTTTGGATGAAGTCGCGCCGAAGGATAAGGCAGGTAATGTCGTGGTCGGTCGGGTGGTCGATGTCGGCAGCCGCCGGTCCATTGTCTACGGGGATCGTCGGCTCGTGGCAACGATCGGACTCACCGATATGGTGGTGGTCGATACGCCGGATGCCACATTGGTCTGCCCAAAATCCCGCGCGCAAGATGTGAAACAGTTGGTCGATATTCTTAAACGGCAGAAAGCGCCGGAGCATCTGGAGCATCTGACCGTGCATCGTCCCTGGGGCTCCTATACGATTCTGGAAGAGGGACTGGGCTACAAAGTGAAGCGGGTGACGGTCAAGCCTGGAGGGCGGCTCTCGCTCCAGCTCCACCATCGACGGAGCGAACATTGGGTGGTGATCACTGGGACGGCGCGGGTGACCAGAGGCGACGAGGTCTTTGATCTCAAGACGGGGCATAGTACCGAAATTCCTCTCGAAACCAGGCACCGGTTGGAAAATCCTGGCCAAGAGACCCTGCACATCATTGAAGTGCAAAAC
It encodes:
- a CDS encoding glycosyltransferase family 2 protein, whose product is MDTPVISIVFSFRNEEEVLPELVHRVVAVVETIGDYELIFVNDDSTDRSLDVLQSLRAENSRIKIINMSRRFGVSPCVIAGLAASRGDAAIYMDSDLQDPPEIIPQMVREWKNGADIVHTVRTHRHGESAAKMWITKMAYKAINAFSDISLLENAGDFKLLSRRVVEEILQLGEMDPYLRGLSVWVGFNQAVVKYERDARSAGQSKFGLFTSLNPYKEFLRGITSFSTVPLYFALFFGLTVSMISFVLLCYIIVMKIAGMNLPGWTAIMSAILFLSGVILGTIGLLGIYVGRIYDQVRSRPKYIIKKQIGF
- a CDS encoding VTT domain-containing protein; translated protein: MIDSTLDQRKSLADIVRSWPKVFGLEIKYWRVTLGIALVMGTAAVYVLQHHGYVTPENIMSLLRAHPFLAPIVFLAIYVLSVMCFIPTLPLNLGAGLIWGPYWGGLLTVLGATAGAVGAFLAARYLAADYLNAWFSNRIWSWLRGEVLKKGWKMVVFVRINPIFPFGPASYLFGLTSIKFRHYFLTTMLSIVPLSVAFAAVGHSLGSIVLEGHAGALFTDILVVSLAATTLAFLRIAFRRMTKLS
- a CDS encoding mannose-1-phosphate guanylyltransferase/mannose-6-phosphate isomerase; its protein translation is MAFSKRPTPNLKRENHIYPVIMAGGSGTRFWPLSRQLFPKQLLRIMGDETLIQQTMRRVVCASAPDRVMISTNPAQAESIRAQLGEWKDALSDNFVLEPEGRNTAPAIALVALELVRRDPAAIMLVVPADHIIKGQRAFDAAVSMAATLAKQDYLVTFGIQPIRPETGYGYIRPNRKVTLGKQGTLKGHPVSRFVEKPNATKAAQYLKAGDYYWNSGMFVWRAAAILDEIKRHQPALSLGIERIGHLMGSGATRQSIDEAYRALTPVSIDTGVMEQSKKAAIVPVSFQWSDVGSWGSLDEVAPKDKAGNVVVGRVVDVGSRRSIVYGDRRLVATIGLTDMVVVDTPDATLVCPKSRAQDVKQLVDILKRQKAPEHLEHLTVHRPWGSYTILEEGLGYKVKRVTVKPGGRLSLQLHHRRSEHWVVITGTARVTRGDEVFDLKTGHSTEIPLETRHRLENPGQETLHIIEVQNGPYLGEDDIVRFQDDYGRNIKP
- a CDS encoding HAD hydrolase family protein, which translates into the protein MFATDVDGVLTDAGMYYAESGDEWKKFNTRDGMGLKLLQKAGIITAIVTQERTKLVARRAEKLAIPELHQGVLDKLSLVCEMAARHGLTLSQVAYIGDDVNDLETLKEVGFSAAPADGMPQIAAVVDYVCQKKGGEGAVREICEMILGVQSRKSKVRNSKVHVQESARKK
- a CDS encoding radical SAM protein, with product MLTKYSFLKVRLLFLMLRKGKLTIRKIFNTARCYAAYRFKLDRSGRTPIVINFELSNHCNENCVFCRSEKGEIPDLNPGNAGQIIPKGTMKFEIVESILRQTKDTLLMAVPYVNGEPFIYQRLDEVLRVARECNVATMISSNGVLLNQENIDKILDHDLDFLKVHVSGFTTDVHRIQHRVGDVEEIKQNLRLLLKSIRERNARLLVLIDYILYKHNAHQVDQFKAFAHDLGFLFSVRPGNPLGMEGQEDAQPVQFPSAQNIPCDWLWKVLTVNWNGDLLPCCDYVVYGNADGYGSFKEHETDVLGVWNGSRVVQMRKTHREQGRKPIPICSKCNRVGVEFKY